The DNA region GCGGAGAGGAGATGATTGGACTTCAGCCTTCAGCCTATCTACCTGAATAGTTACGATTATAATCCATAACAAAGAAACAGGTCAAGTAAAAAGTTGAGGAAAAAGGGGAAAAATCGGTTGCATAAGGGCTGTTTTTGTGGTAAGATGAAGGGCGATATGAAAAAGTTAGTCTGTCTGGTTTTGGGATTAATTCTATTAGGCTTAGGAGGGAGTAAAGCTTACGCCATACCCGAGGTTAGCCAAATAAAAGCTGACACTGAGGCTCACCTTAAAGACCCCAGAAAGCATCCGGGAGATATTACCCTTACCTTTGATCTGTCCGATACGGAAGAAGGAGGGCCTTACGACCTGGAGGTGCAATATCGAGGGGGGCCTCAAGCCGGCGCCCTGGGTTGGCAGCAGGCTACTTTAGAAGAAGGCTCCTCGGACTCGCCCGGCCTCCTCACCAACGTTGAGGCCGGTCATTGCACTTTAACCTGGCAGAGCAGTATAAACGAGGGTGGCGCCTCCGGCCATGACTACATCATTAGGATTACTCCTTACGACCCCCCCAATACCAACCCCGGGATCTCCTCTCAGTCCGATACCTTTTCTCTGAACAACCAGTATCTAAAATCAATCCGTATAACTAAAGCCACCGGAGTGGCCGAGCTGGAACTTCACGGCACCAAGATCGAAATTATACCAGGGGCCTTTGCCGGGTGGTTTAGCACTGAAAGTGAAGATGTAATACTCACCGTCAAGGAGATTATCAAGGGTTCTACTGAATGGGCTGAATTGCGAGAAAAAGAAGAAGGACTCGAGATAACGGATGATGCTCTACCTTCCTATATTGGGGATGTCCTGGATGATACCTACCGGGAGTTCCGCATTACCAGGAACAGTAATTATATCGACTGGAAGATTGCTTTTACTTCTGACTATCTCATTATGACTATTCCATATACTGATGTGGCGGTGCATGAAATTGAAAAAGAATTTCGAATATACGGATTAATAACTGACGGCTGGGTAAGGCCGGAAAGGTTGCCGGGGGTGATGCCTACTGAAGGGCAGTTTATCGATACCGAGAATAATCTGGTTACCGCCGCTATCCCCAGCCAGTTTTATCTTGTGCCTTATTATCGAATCGGGGTTATCTACGTCCCTGACTTCCGAAACGTAGTGGTCTACCCTAATCCTTATAAACCTTACGATGGACAAATCAGGACAGGTGACGCCACGACCGGGATTGTCTTTATCAATCTGCCTGAAGCCCACAATCAGATTAAGATATACAATCTGGCCGGCGAGTTAGTGCGGGAATCTCCAACTACCTGGGTAAGCTGGACGTGGGATGCTAAAAACAACGGCGGAGAATGGGTCGAGAGTGGGGTCTATTTCTATGTGATTACTAATGAGCGGGGGGAAGTGAAGACTGGGAAGCTGGCTGTCATCAGATAGTCGTAGTGCCTTGTCAAGTTAGTACAAGTTAGTATTTGTGGGTAAAGCCTCTTTTACCCCACACCTTAATCCTCTCCCCTGAGGGGGATTACTTCTACAAGAGACCAACCTATCAAATCAAATCTGAGAGGGTAGTAGTATCTTCTCAATATTTTGGGAAAGGTCAGTGATCGGTCCCAAACCGCCTCCCTCGCCCAACATGGACGAGGGGGTGGTGGTATGGCTCAGGAGCTTTTTGATGGACAGTGGGGTGAACCCATGAATACGATGAATACGATGGAATACAAGGGCTATATGGCAAAGAGGAGAGCTGTTAGAAGCAAGATATTATTAGTGGTTACCCTATCCTTGATCTATCTTGTCTGCCTGGCCAACCCGGCTCAGGCAGGAGAGAAATTTGTCAGCACCACGATGGCTACTTTTCTCAAGCTGCCGGTGGGCGCCAGACCGACGGCTTTAGGGGGGGCCTTCACCGGTGCAGCCGATGATGCCAATGCCCTGGCGGTAAATCCGGCCGGACTTTCTCAGCTTAACTACCGTCAGGTGATAGTCAGCCACCACGAGTGGTTTCTGGACAACGCCTATGAGTATTTAGGCATTGTCCATCCTGTCCCCTTTGGCCGGCTGGGAACAGCCGGTCTAAGCATCCTTTATCTCAATCTGGGAGATTTTGAAGGCACATATTACCGGGATGCTGAAGCGGGGATCAAGGCCGGTCAACCAGCCGGTGATTTTACCGCCTCAAACCTTTCAGTAACCCTGTCCTATAGCTGGCAAATGCGAAACGATACCCTGGCCGGCTTGAGATTGGCCTTTTTGAGAGAAAGATTGGAAGAGGAGACAGCCAATGGGATGAGCCTTGACATAGGAGTGCTCCACCGGCTTAATCTTGTGCCTGGCCTGATTATTGGGATTACCGTAAAAAATATGGGACCCTCGATAGAATTCATCTCCAGAAAAGGCCCCCTCCCCTTTACAATCCAGGCAGGCGCCTCCTATCGGGCCCTGGGAGACGATCTCCTCCTTACGATGGATATTGTCGAACCGATTGATAATGAAGTAGGCCTTCATCTGGGCGCTGAATATCGCCTTTTTGACACCTTCATCCGGGTAGGCTATAGAAAAAGCGATCTTGGTCCTGGAGTAACTGGTGGGCTGGGATTTAAGTTGACTGAAAATTACCGCTTGGACTATGCTTATATCCCCTTTGAGGACCTCGGTCGAACTCACGCCCTTTCCCTCCTGGCTAAGTTTTAATCGATGGCTGGCGACTGATAGTTAATGTAACCGTTCAAGTATAGCTGCACGGATTAGCACAGATAAATAACACAGGACAGAAGGCGGAAGTGTAGGGACAGGGCTTGTCCCTGTCCGTGCTTGTCCATGTCCGTTCCGTAGACGGACAACCACAAGGGTTGTCCCTACAGCCTAAGGACAGACCCTAATCACGGACACGGCTCACGGATTTTCCGTGTTTCATCTGTGTGCATCTGTGGCTGAACGGTTACTAGTTAATAACACCTGTCGGGAAGGCTATTGAACTTCAGCCTTCAGCCTATCTACCTGAAATGAAAAAGCTGCCTGAATTTTTAAATAAGTATTTTTGGGAGGTAGAATTTAAGAATATAGACTTGCAAAAACGCCGGGTGTATGTTTTGAGGCGAATTTTGGAGTATGGTGATGAGCAGGCCGTGGCCTGGATGTGGAATAATTTCAAGAAATCAGAAATAAAGAATGTCTTATCAAACTTTCGTGGCTATTCTCAAAAAAGCGCTAATTATTGGGCTCTTATATTAGATGTGCCCAAAAAAAAGGTATTATGTTTGAAGAAACCCTCATCAAAGGAGCCAAGGACATTCTGGCCTTATTAGGTCGTTCAGGTATTTTGAAAGATGCTTATTTGGCCGGTGGTACAGCGGCGGCTCTCCAATTAGGGCACCGTATCTCGATAGATTTTGACTTTTTTACCATGAAGGAATTTGTGCCCAAAAGTTTTTCGGCTGAACTGTCAAAATTAGGTGTATTTGATGAAGAGCAGGCCAATAAAGGGACGGTTTTAGGCAAAATTGAGGGGATAAAATTTAGCCTTTTTATTTATAAGTATCCTTTGATCTTTTCCCCTTTGAAATATCTGTCATTGAATATAGCTGATATTCGAGACATTGCGGCGATGAAGATAGATGCGGTAGCCACTCGAGGGGCGAAGAGGGATTTTATTGACTTGTACTATATATGTAAATCTGGTTATGAATTAGCAACAATTTTAGATTTCTATAACAAAAAATATGGAAAATTAGCTTCTAATCTTATTCATATTCAAAAGAGTTTGGTGTTTTTTAATGAGGCTGAGTCTGAGGAAATACCAAGGATGTTGAAAGAAGTAAAGTGGAAAGAGGTAAAGAAATATTTTGAGAGTGAAGTAAAGAAATTATCTGGTAGTCTGGTATCTTCCAAACCAAGACACCAGACTACCAATAACTTTGCCTGATTGCTGACACCTGAACGCTTACGATAATAATGTATATTAAATATTTCGCTGCTGAAACCCTCAGCAACTTTAAAAGAAGTGAAATCTGGCTGGTGATAGCGGCCATTACCTTGGTTTGTTTCGGATTTGGTTTATGCCTTAATTTAGCCCTGAATGTCCAATTATCCCTGGAAGAGATCGGCAGACGGACCCCTATTATTGTCTATTTTCAAGAAAATTTAAGCCAGAAAAAGATCGGTCCTCTCAAAGAGACTATCCTCAAAATGGAGGGGGTCAAAAAGGTAAATCATATCTCCTCCGGAGAAGCCCTTAAAAGACTTAAAGAGAATTTAGACCTCCCCTCGAGTCTGGAATCAGCTCTTTTCCCTGACACCCTGGAGGTATTTGTGACTAAAGAGGGATTCTCCGCCAGAATAACCCAGTTTTCACAAATAGCCCTCAAGATCAGCCAGTTAACCGGAGTAAAGGAAGTAGACTATGGAGCTGAGGTTATGGCCCCCCTGGTCAAGATTGACCAAATCAGTCGACTGGCTATTTGGGGGATAATGATCGTCTCTGCTTTAATTGTCTTTTTGATCGTCTCCGGTTCCATAAGATCGGCGGTGGCCGCCCGGATTAAGACCATGGAGACCATAAGGTTACTGGGGGCAACCAATTGGTTCATTGGCTGGCCCTTTATCCTGGAAGGGATATTCCAGGCAGGACTCGGCAGCGCCCTGGGTAGCATCAGCCTATGGATAGTTTACCAGTTTGGCCTCAAAGGGTTGGTTCTCTTCCCCTCTTTACCATTCGGATTTGTTTTCCTTTCTTTGAATTCAGTGGTATTCCTGATTCTGGTCAGCGGATCCCTTGGCGGCCTCGGAGGTTTTATCGCTATATGGAATCTTTTGAAGGAAAAAGGTGAAGAAAGTCGGGGCCATCTGGGGATTAGTCTTTGTGTCTTAGTGTCTTTAGGGTTGATCTGCCGAGTAGCTTACGGAGAAAATATAAAAAGTTACGAAAAAGAGATGACGGATGGACAGAAAAAACTGGAGAGTATAACCAGAGAGATCGAGAAAGAGAAGGATAAATTAGTTAAGACAAAAGAGAAGAAAAAGGAGATAGAGACTGAATTATTAAGACTCAATACCGACTTAAACAAGGGCGTATCTTCATCAGACAAATTAGGCCAAGAGGCGAAACAGATTGATACCAGACTTAAAAAGATTAATTACGATATTGCGGCTATTAATCAGAACCTCTTGAAATTGAAAGAAATGCTTTCTTCTTCCCTGCTTAACGTATATAAACATCGCCGAATAAGCTGGGTGGATGCCTTGTTTGGCCCGCCGGATTTACCTAGTTTACTCAGGCGGCGATCTCATTTCACCCGTCTGGCGGCCCAATATGCCTCTCAACAAATAAAAGAATTTGAAGACAAAAAGAACAAGGTATACTCAAAGAGAGCAGACCTTAAACAAAGCTATCAACAAGTGATAAAACAAAAGGGAGAGGTGGAGGGCACTTACTGGAAAAAGAAACAAGAGAGACTGGCCAAGGTTAAGTTATTAAACCAAATCGCTGAGGAAGAAAAGATGCGGCAAGATAGAATCGCCCAGCTTAACAAGGCTTCCGGCCGGATAGGGAAACTTCTTGTCCAGTTAGAAGAAATGAAGAAAAAGGTGGAGGCAAAGAAATCAGCCCAGCCAACCGGTTCAGTTAAAAGCTTGTCCTGGCCAGTGAAGGAGAGAAAGATCCTGATCGGCTTTGGCAAGCAGAATCACCCTGAATTCAAGACAAGCTTTATCAATAAGGGAATAGACATGGCGGCAGCTCCAGGTGAAACAATAAGGCCAGCCGCCGAAGGGAAGGTGGTCTATGTCGGATCCTTCAAGGGTTACGAAGGCGTGGTAATGCTTGATCATGGTAATAACCATTATACCGTATACGGCCACCTGGGGGAGATCGGGGTCAGGGAAGGTGAGAAAGTCCAATTAACTACCCCGCTGGGTAAGGTCGGAGAAGGCGGACAGATAGCCGGTCAGCCCTGCCTTCATCTGGAATTGAGGGTTAATGGTCGGGCGGTTGATCCAGGGAAATATCTTCAGTGATGGCGGATTACAGAGGCGAGGCCGCCCATGGGGGAAGCAACCGTTACCTATAAGCTATGGATGGGGTTCTAAACATAAACAAGGAAGCGGGGATGACCTCCTTTGAGGTCGTTTCCGTGGTCAAGAGATGGCTGAAACTAAAACGTGTCGGACATAGCGGCACCCTTGATCCGGAAGCCACTGGGGTGCTGGTTGTTTGCCTGGGCCAGGCCACTAAGATCATCCCCTTCCTTAATCAGGAAAAGAAAGAATACCTGGCCCAATTGAAGCTGGGGATAAAGACATCGACTCAGGATAAGTGGGGAGAGATAACCGAATCTATTCCCAGGGTGGTCGTGAATGAGGCGCAGATTAAAAGGGTGATGAAGGCCTTTGTGGGGGAGATAGAGCAGATACCTCCCATGTATTCTGCCCTTCATCACCAGGGGAAAAGGCTTTATAAGTTGGCCAGAGAAGGCGTGGAGGTAGAACGTCGTCCCAGGCAGGTCAATATCTATGAATTAGTCTATCTGGGGTTAAGTGATGGGCCTCATCCTGAGATTAGCTTTCGGGCCATAGTTGGGACGGGAACTTACCTGCGAACCCTTTGTGCTGATATGGGAGACGCCCTGGGGGCAGGAGGA from bacterium includes:
- a CDS encoding nucleotidyl transferase AbiEii/AbiGii toxin family protein translates to MFEETLIKGAKDILALLGRSGILKDAYLAGGTAAALQLGHRISIDFDFFTMKEFVPKSFSAELSKLGVFDEEQANKGTVLGKIEGIKFSLFIYKYPLIFSPLKYLSLNIADIRDIAAMKIDAVATRGAKRDFIDLYYICKSGYELATILDFYNKKYGKLASNLIHIQKSLVFFNEAESEEIPRMLKEVKWKEVKKYFESEVKKLSGSLVSSKPRHQTTNNFA
- a CDS encoding gliding motility-associated C-terminal domain-containing protein, which translates into the protein MKKLVCLVLGLILLGLGGSKAYAIPEVSQIKADTEAHLKDPRKHPGDITLTFDLSDTEEGGPYDLEVQYRGGPQAGALGWQQATLEEGSSDSPGLLTNVEAGHCTLTWQSSINEGGASGHDYIIRITPYDPPNTNPGISSQSDTFSLNNQYLKSIRITKATGVAELELHGTKIEIIPGAFAGWFSTESEDVILTVKEIIKGSTEWAELREKEEGLEITDDALPSYIGDVLDDTYREFRITRNSNYIDWKIAFTSDYLIMTIPYTDVAVHEIEKEFRIYGLITDGWVRPERLPGVMPTEGQFIDTENNLVTAAIPSQFYLVPYYRIGVIYVPDFRNVVVYPNPYKPYDGQIRTGDATTGIVFINLPEAHNQIKIYNLAGELVRESPTTWVSWTWDAKNNGGEWVESGVYFYVITNERGEVKTGKLAVIR
- the truB gene encoding tRNA pseudouridine(55) synthase TruB, whose amino-acid sequence is MDGVLNINKEAGMTSFEVVSVVKRWLKLKRVGHSGTLDPEATGVLVVCLGQATKIIPFLNQEKKEYLAQLKLGIKTSTQDKWGEITESIPRVVVNEAQIKRVMKAFVGEIEQIPPMYSALHHQGKRLYKLAREGVEVERRPRQVNIYELVYLGLSDGPHPEISFRAIVGTGTYLRTLCADMGDALGAGGHLSSLTRTRVGPFELSKALSLSQLKEAREAGNITDLIYSMDEALSFLPVVETTFSEVKLISHGRPIEGGRRKAEGGASVLPDSSLVRVHSPTGRLLAVGKVKDALIQPVRVFV
- a CDS encoding PorV/PorQ family protein, whose product is MAQELFDGQWGEPMNTMNTMEYKGYMAKRRAVRSKILLVVTLSLIYLVCLANPAQAGEKFVSTTMATFLKLPVGARPTALGGAFTGAADDANALAVNPAGLSQLNYRQVIVSHHEWFLDNAYEYLGIVHPVPFGRLGTAGLSILYLNLGDFEGTYYRDAEAGIKAGQPAGDFTASNLSVTLSYSWQMRNDTLAGLRLAFLRERLEEETANGMSLDIGVLHRLNLVPGLIIGITVKNMGPSIEFISRKGPLPFTIQAGASYRALGDDLLLTMDIVEPIDNEVGLHLGAEYRLFDTFIRVGYRKSDLGPGVTGGLGFKLTENYRLDYAYIPFEDLGRTHALSLLAKF
- a CDS encoding permease-like cell division protein FtsX; this translates as MYIKYFAAETLSNFKRSEIWLVIAAITLVCFGFGLCLNLALNVQLSLEEIGRRTPIIVYFQENLSQKKIGPLKETILKMEGVKKVNHISSGEALKRLKENLDLPSSLESALFPDTLEVFVTKEGFSARITQFSQIALKISQLTGVKEVDYGAEVMAPLVKIDQISRLAIWGIMIVSALIVFLIVSGSIRSAVAARIKTMETIRLLGATNWFIGWPFILEGIFQAGLGSALGSISLWIVYQFGLKGLVLFPSLPFGFVFLSLNSVVFLILVSGSLGGLGGFIAIWNLLKEKGEESRGHLGISLCVLVSLGLICRVAYGENIKSYEKEMTDGQKKLESITREIEKEKDKLVKTKEKKKEIETELLRLNTDLNKGVSSSDKLGQEAKQIDTRLKKINYDIAAINQNLLKLKEMLSSSLLNVYKHRRISWVDALFGPPDLPSLLRRRSHFTRLAAQYASQQIKEFEDKKNKVYSKRADLKQSYQQVIKQKGEVEGTYWKKKQERLAKVKLLNQIAEEEKMRQDRIAQLNKASGRIGKLLVQLEEMKKKVEAKKSAQPTGSVKSLSWPVKERKILIGFGKQNHPEFKTSFINKGIDMAAAPGETIRPAAEGKVVYVGSFKGYEGVVMLDHGNNHYTVYGHLGEIGVREGEKVQLTTPLGKVGEGGQIAGQPCLHLELRVNGRAVDPGKYLQ